In Carya illinoinensis cultivar Pawnee chromosome 16, C.illinoinensisPawnee_v1, whole genome shotgun sequence, a single window of DNA contains:
- the LOC122299591 gene encoding uncharacterized protein LOC122299591 — protein sequence MTEKGDDKTVRYATICCARGGKACNRKLNVTRPCPTGKTECKVKINVLKVDEKFKLTTIHNIYNHDLSPKKSRFFRYNRQMSDSIKRVIDINDLAGIRMKKSFGSLVVGAGSFENLSFLEKDCHNYIDKARHLRLGAGDAGMIREYFLRMQYKNPKFFALMDLDDDGRSPIENRFQELYTNAKFREVHKQLTCPIDLDSELIKRDGAVKTYLVEDEDRVEDFTKLVTCSMDFSKDDVDTKCSCGLFQIRAGSKKHTEDATYKLYAMIDLYRKNKEPPSMTLDDSNVVTCTTQETVIGGSSHKIDGGDTQLPNTSRNLFGPSEIDMSNVGHVQEPVEDSLVVDII from the exons ATGACTgagaagggagatgataagACTGTTAGATATGCCACCATTTGTTGTGCCCGTGGTGGGAAGGCCTGTAATAGGAAGTTGAATGTCACCAGACCATGTCCTACAGGAAAGACAGAATGTAAGGTAAAGATTAATGTCTTAAAAGTTGACGAAAAGTTTAAGTTGACAACAATTCATAATATCTATAACCATGACCTCAGTCCAAAAAAATCTCGCTTCTTTCGATATAATAGACAAATGAGTGACTCCATAAAAAGAGTCATAGATATAAATGATTTGGCTGGTATCCGAATGAAAAAGAGTTTTGGATCTCTTGTCGTTGGTGCGGGTAGTTTCGAGAACctctcatttttggaaaaagatTGTCACAATTATATCGACAAAGCAAGACATTTACGACTTGGCGCAGGTGATGCTGGAATGATTCGAGAGTATTTTTTACGGATGCAGTACAAAAATCCTAAATTCTTTGcattgatggatttagatgatGACGGAAG ATCTCCGATCGAAAATAGATTTCAAGAATTGTATACTAATGCAAAATTCAGGGAAGTTCATAAACAACTTACCTGTCCTATAGATCTGGATTCAGAGTTAATTAAGAGAGATGGTGCAGTAAAGACCTATCTAGTAGAGGATGAAGATCGTGTGGAAGACTTCACTAAATTGGTTACATGTTCAATGGACTTTAGTAAGGATGATGTCGATACAAAGTGTTCATGTGGGTTATTTCAGATAAGGG CGGGCTCGAAAAAACATACTGAGGATGCAACATATAAGTTGTATGCAATGATTGACTTATATAGGAAAAACAAAGAACCCCCATCGATGACCCTCGACGATTCCAATGTTGTTACCTGTACAACACAGGAGACAGTTATAGGTGGTAGTTCACATAAA ATAGATGGAGGAGATACACAATTGCCAAATACGTCCAGGAATTTATTTGGACCATCAGAGATAGATATGTCTAATGTTGGACACGTGCAG GAGCCTGTTGAAGACAGCTTAGTTGTCGACATTATTTGA